In the genome of bacterium, one region contains:
- a CDS encoding glycosyltransferase family 2 protein encodes MTRKLTATIITKNEESNIERCVRALAFADEVLVLDSGSTDRTVEIARSLGARVEVTDWPGHVKQKQRAVDRATHDTILAIDADEVVTDELRASIQRVLNASDLAAGYELTRKTFYLGRWIEHCGWYPEWRVRLFDRRRARWTGFDPHDRVACDGKPGRLAGDLLHYSYRDIAHHLTRINEYTTTMAHEHRAAGKHARVRDVLIRPWWNFLKKYFLQRGFLDGVPGLIVCVLAAYYVFLKYAKLWELSRRDA; translated from the coding sequence GTGACGCGCAAGCTCACCGCCACGATCATCACGAAAAACGAGGAATCGAATATCGAGCGGTGCGTTCGCGCGCTGGCGTTCGCCGACGAGGTGCTGGTGCTCGATTCGGGCAGCACCGACCGAACGGTGGAGATCGCGCGTTCGCTCGGCGCGCGCGTCGAAGTGACGGACTGGCCGGGGCACGTCAAGCAGAAGCAGCGCGCCGTCGATCGCGCGACGCACGACACGATCCTCGCGATCGACGCGGACGAGGTCGTGACCGACGAGCTGCGGGCTTCGATTCAGCGCGTGCTGAACGCGAGCGATCTCGCGGCGGGCTATGAACTGACGCGCAAGACTTTCTATCTCGGCCGTTGGATCGAGCATTGCGGATGGTACCCCGAGTGGCGCGTACGCCTGTTCGATCGCCGCCGCGCGCGCTGGACGGGCTTCGATCCGCACGACCGGGTCGCGTGCGACGGGAAGCCGGGCCGGCTAGCGGGCGATCTGCTGCACTACTCCTACCGCGACATCGCGCATCATCTGACGCGCATCAACGAATACACCACGACCATGGCGCACGAGCATCGCGCGGCGGGAAAGCACGCCCGCGTCCGCGACGTGCTCATCCGCCCGTGGTGGAATTTCTTGAAGAAATATTTTTTGCAGCGCGGATTTCTGGACGGCGTTCCGGGGCTTATCGTGTGCGTTTTGGCGGCGTATTACGTTTTCTTGAAGTACGCCAAGCTGTGGGAGCTTTCGCGCCGCGATGCCTGA
- the waaF gene encoding lipopolysaccharide heptosyltransferase II, producing the protein MPERILIFQTAYLGDVVLTTSLVGAVAARFPNAKIDLVVQPAWAPIVAHHPRVSRVITFDKRGAERGAAGTWRFARRIRKEAYDLALCPHPSFRSGLILRLARIPERVGHAGVPSSIFMTARAPRDKSRHEVIRQLALMAPLGGSIDDPPPLRIEVDPSIDVTSLLLRFGVPADARLAGLHPGSVWATKRWLPERFAEVGQELSRRVDRVLVFSGPGEEALSASIAHEIGDAAIDLGGRLKIAELCAVMSRLSLLVTNDSGPMHIAAALGVPIVAVFGSTVPALGYGPWTERKRIIETELICRPCGPHGRDRCPLGHFRCMREIAAADVVRACDELLEAS; encoded by the coding sequence ATGCCTGAGCGCATCCTCATCTTCCAGACCGCGTACCTCGGCGACGTTGTGTTGACGACGTCGCTTGTCGGCGCGGTTGCCGCGCGCTTCCCCAACGCGAAAATCGACCTGGTTGTCCAGCCCGCGTGGGCGCCCATCGTTGCGCATCATCCTCGCGTCTCGCGCGTCATCACGTTCGACAAACGCGGCGCCGAGCGCGGCGCGGCGGGCACCTGGCGATTCGCGCGGCGGATCCGCAAGGAGGCGTACGATCTTGCGCTGTGCCCGCACCCGAGCTTTCGCAGCGGCCTCATCCTGCGTCTTGCGCGCATTCCTGAGCGCGTCGGGCATGCGGGCGTTCCTTCCTCGATCTTCATGACGGCGCGCGCGCCGCGCGACAAATCGCGACACGAGGTGATCCGGCAATTGGCGCTGATGGCGCCGCTTGGCGGATCGATCGACGATCCGCCGCCGCTTCGCATTGAAGTCGATCCGTCGATTGACGTCACAAGCCTGCTGCTTCGGTTTGGCGTTCCCGCCGACGCGAGGCTCGCCGGCTTGCATCCGGGTTCCGTCTGGGCAACCAAGCGCTGGTTGCCGGAGCGTTTCGCGGAAGTAGGGCAAGAGTTATCCCGGCGCGTGGATCGCGTGCTGGTCTTCAGCGGCCCGGGCGAAGAGGCGCTTTCCGCGTCCATCGCGCACGAGATCGGCGACGCGGCAATCGACCTTGGCGGCCGGCTGAAAATCGCCGAGCTTTGCGCCGTGATGTCGCGCCTTTCGCTTTTGGTCACGAACGATTCGGGGCCGATGCACATCGCGGCGGCACTCGGCGTGCCGATCGTCGCCGTCTTCGGCTCGACCGTGCCGGCTCTTGGATACGGACCGTGGACCGAACGAAAACGCATTATCGAGACCGAGCTCATCTGCCGCCCCTGCGGTCCGCATGGCCGCGATCGTTGCCCCCTTGGCCATTTTCGATGCATGCGCGAGATTGCAGCCGCGGATGTCGTGCGCGCGTGCGATGAGTTGCTGGAAGCGTCGTGA
- a CDS encoding glycosyltransferase family 9 protein, which translates to MSVDPASILIVKLGAVGDCVHTLPILVALRDRFPDARIGWVVEPKSRGVVEDHPALDETILFPRPEIQRLWHDGRARDAYRLWRTFARDLARRRYEIAIDFQNLFRSGLVAYASRAPRRIGFRRLREGNFAFMNEHIVPPDTAKHAVEKYAALIAPLGARSIPDRISIHVPPDKKATVDRFIDAQLPHGAAVVAINPGASWPNKRLDPARYGTLAARLAELGAAPIVIWGPGEEALRDAVVAASNGAAVAAPPTDLKELAQLLSRCRLYVGNDSGPMHIAAAMGCGVVAVFGPSDPRRVGPYTPARRVVAVPVPCAPCWKRRCPLPRVYCMDRVSADDLYVAAAELLEHA; encoded by the coding sequence GTGAGCGTCGATCCCGCGTCCATCCTTATCGTCAAGCTCGGCGCGGTCGGCGACTGCGTTCACACGCTGCCGATTCTCGTCGCGCTGCGCGATCGCTTTCCCGACGCGCGCATCGGGTGGGTTGTCGAGCCGAAATCGAGGGGCGTTGTCGAGGATCATCCCGCGCTCGACGAGACGATCCTCTTTCCGCGCCCGGAGATTCAGCGCCTTTGGCACGATGGACGCGCGCGCGATGCCTATCGTCTCTGGCGCACGTTCGCGCGAGATTTGGCGCGACGCCGCTATGAAATCGCGATCGACTTTCAAAATCTTTTTCGCAGTGGCCTTGTCGCTTACGCGTCGCGCGCGCCGCGCCGCATCGGGTTCCGGCGCCTTCGCGAGGGCAATTTCGCGTTCATGAATGAACACATTGTGCCGCCGGATACTGCGAAACACGCGGTCGAAAAATACGCCGCCCTCATCGCGCCGCTCGGCGCGCGATCGATTCCCGACCGCATTTCGATTCACGTGCCACCGGACAAAAAGGCAACGGTCGACCGATTTATCGACGCGCAACTCCCGCACGGCGCGGCCGTCGTGGCGATCAACCCGGGCGCGAGCTGGCCGAACAAGCGCCTGGACCCGGCGCGCTACGGAACGCTCGCCGCTCGCCTCGCGGAACTGGGCGCCGCTCCGATCGTGATCTGGGGGCCGGGCGAGGAGGCGCTGCGCGATGCCGTCGTCGCGGCATCGAATGGCGCCGCCGTCGCCGCCCCGCCGACGGACCTGAAGGAACTTGCGCAATTGCTTTCACGATGCCGGCTCTACGTCGGCAACGATAGTGGCCCGATGCACATCGCCGCAGCGATGGGCTGCGGCGTCGTTGCCGTATTCGGGCCGTCCGATCCGCGACGCGTCGGACCTTACACGCCGGCACGGCGCGTCGTCGCCGTGCCGGTGCCGTGCGCGCCTTGCTGGAAGCGGCGATGCCCCCTGCCGCGCGTGTACTGCATGGACCGCGTGAGCGCGGACGATCTCTACGTCGCCGCGGCCGAGCTTCTGGAGCACGCGTGA